The Penicillium digitatum chromosome 6, complete sequence genome has a window encoding:
- a CDS encoding Rieske, translated as MNPFTRATAIWHPVGLASEFPSIDDDTRIMPRCKAFNIPKTNGAIEPVEDIDLPGELKDQVLVFKYKGKYHAIDHQCPHSSFPLSRGNLFDIEDFGIVLSAGLTCPKHGWSFDIFSGRADRGNYTLKVWEVQLRDSSAPGGTDQEVWVRRKQRIG; from the exons ATGAATCCCTTCACACGGGCAACTGCAATCTGGCACCCAGTTGGCCTTGCGTCCGAGTTCCCGAGCATCGATGATGACACCCGGATTATGCCAAGATGCAAGGCTTTCAATATTCCCAAGACAAACGGCGCCATAGAGCCAGTCGAAGATATTGATCTACCAGGAGAACTTAAGGATCAAGTACTCGTGTTCAAATACAAGGGAAAATACCATGCCATCGATCAT CAATGCCCCCACTCGTCTTTCCCACTTTCACGAGGCAACCTCTTTGACATTGAAGACTTTGGCATCGTGCTCAGCGCAGGTCTCACATGCCCTAAGCATGGCTGGTCGTTTGATATATTTTCTGGCCGCGCTGATCGCGGGAACTACACACTCAAAGTATGGGAGGTGCAGCTACGCGACTCATCGGCACCTGGGGGTACGGACCAAGAGGTTTGGGTGCGGAGGAAACAACGAATTGGTTAA
- a CDS encoding Exonuclease, putative, whose amino-acid sequence MGKDRKRKLSPDDPTGYSTSHALGVADILTRLQSDNPSREGSKGTHASKKRKRVDGEKVKYPDLTYADGKLVSPIRIADLQGLLLYCFADGIAPQWISMKHSGHVRKVVVLMVPGLEMGMFDGTISVQRESSTREHDTQERLTTAEVPDEHAADYERWKQGLPLPDRSHRFNPRSITRHNLPEPLQPLADIFPHIWPVKAPGDNKYNKVHSPLQAILMSSSPKTKTDDSRVKGARPAKVEKGFVPKRTPITAYVTSREDLLENDFLLHPVFFSSDEERSSQLEARQRGRQSVEDGWVDTHVPTLESAQPPDAEIESGSVTAGRDVFALDCEMCITEGGQSELTRISLVGWDGEVVLDELVKPARPVINYLTRYSGITPEMLEPVTTTLHSIQQRLLTLLTPRAILVGHSLNSDLTALKLVHPFIVDTSIIYPHPRGPPLKCSLKWLTQKYQNKQIQNGMAGHDSIEDARAVLELVKLKCEKGERWGTGDVSNESIFRRLSRSTRPSHLPRPGEERTGAVVDWGNPERGFGAQATVSIGCRDDDAVVSGVSAVINGDESNPSIPAGGVDFAWARIRDLEYLRGWCSRLPDPNNANESTALFPPPEETTPTTSTCSGDSTDQPQPDVLADTVSRTVSNISRIYDALPPCTLFIVYSGTGDPREVSRLQSIHKKHREEFRSGKRWDELTYKWTDVEEQALKKACERAREGCGFMCIK is encoded by the coding sequence ATGGGAAAGGACAGGAAGAGAAAGCTTAGCCCAGATGACCCAACTGGGTATTCCACGTCCCATGCACTCGGTGTGGCCGATATCTTGACCCGTCTGCAGAGCGATAACCCTAGCAGGGAAGGCTCGAAAGGCACCCATGCGTCAAAAAAGCGCAAAAGAGTTGATGGCGAGAAAGTCAAATACCCAGATCTCACATATGCCGATGGAAAATTAGTGTCACCCATCCGAATTGCCGATCTTCAGGGGCTGCTCCTCTACTGCTTTGCCGACGGCATTGCACCCCAATGGATTTCCATGAAGCACTCCGGCCATGTGCGCAAGGTGGTTGTGCTGATGGTTCCTGGCTTAGAGATGGGCATGTTTGATGGGACAATATCTGTGCAACGAGAATCATCCACCAGGGAGCATGATACACAGGAGCGCTTGACCACCGCGGAAGTGCCTGACGAACACGCTGCTGATTACGAGCGATGGAAACAAGGCCTCCCGTTGCCGGACCGCTCGCATCGCTTCAATCCTCGTTCAATTACACGCCACAACCTCCCTGAACCACTTCAGCCCCTTGCTGACATCTTTCCCCACATCTGGCCTGTCAAGGCGCCCGGTGATAACAAATACAACAAGGTCCATTCGCCACTACAGGCGATTCTCATGTCCTCGTCCCCAAAGACCAAAACCGATGACTCCCGTGTGAAGGGTGCACGGCCCGCCAAAGTCGAGAAAGGCTTCGTTCCGAAACGAACACCAATCACAGCCTATGTCACCTCACGCGAGGATCTACTCGAGAACGATTTTCTCTTGCATCCcgttttcttctcttccgaCGAGGAAAGATCTTCACAGTTGGAGGCTCGTCAGCGAGGCAGACAATCGGTGGAAGATGGATGGGTGGATACTCATGTTCCAACTCTGGAGTCTGCTCAACCACCTGATGCTGAAATTGAAAGTGGCAGTGTCACTGCTGGTCGAGATGTTTTTGCGCTTGACTGTGAGATGTGTATCACCGAGGGTGGTCAGTCCGAACTTACACGCATCAGCTTGGTCGGTTGGGATGGCGAGGTGGTACTTGATGAACTGGTCAAACCAGCACGGCCGGTGATCAACTATCTCACACGCTATTCTGGAATTACCCCAGAGATGCTGGAGCCCGTTACCACGACCCTTCATAGTATTCAGCAACGGCTCTTAACTCTTCTCACGCCGCGTGCGATACTTGTGGGACACTCCCTTAATTCCGACCTTACAGCACTCAAACTTGTTCACCCGTTCATTGTCGATACCAGCATAATTTATCCACACCCGCGTGGTCCGCCACTCAAATGTAGCCTGAAGTGGCTCACTCAGAAATATCAAAACAAGCAGATACAGAACGGAATGGCCGGACACGACTCCATTGAGGATGCCCGTGCTGTTCTTGAGCTTGTGAAGTTGAAGTGCGAGAAAGGCGAGCGATGGGGCACAGGTGATGTTTCAAATGAGAGCATATTCCGCCGACTATCGCGCTCCACTCGGCCTAGTCATCTCCCTCGTCCCGGCGAGGAAAGAACAGGAGCCGTAGTTGACTGGGGCAATCCAGAACGGGGCTTTGGTGCCCAGGCAACTGTCTCGATTGGATGTCGGGATGATGATGCAGTTGTCAGCGGTGTCTCGGCGGTAATCAACGGCGATGAGTCCAATCCCTCCATTCCAGCAGGTGGTGTTGACTTTGCATGGGCTCGCATCCGTGATCTCGAATATCTTCGTGGTTGGTGTAGCCGTCTCCCCGACCCCAACAACGCGAACGAATCTACAGCCCTTTTCCCTCCCCCCGAAGAAACCACACCCACTACATCCACTTGCAGTGGGGACTCGACAGATCAACCGCAGCCTGACGTCTTGGCTGACACTGTATCCCGGACAGTCTCCAACATTTCACGCATTTATGACGCTCTCCCTCCTTGTACCCTCTTTATAGTTTATTCCGGAACAGGTGATCCACGTGAAGTTAGCCGTTTGCAATCCATTCACAAGAAGCACCGCGAGGAGTTCCGATCTGGCAAGCGTTGGGATGAGCTGACATACAAATGGACTGACGTTGAGGAGCAGGCTCTCAAAAAAGCCTGTGAGCGTGCTCGTGAAGGTTGCGGCTTCATGTGCATCAAATGA
- a CDS encoding Thioredoxin, putative — MSTLTEITSEADFSSHLSSLSPSALVVLYFHTPWAAPCAQMGAVLSALASQYPATTRPTISFVSINAEELPDISEEYDVSAVPFVVCLRSGQILESISGSDAVKVRDAVERHAGRGNAAGAVGPMEGVKANIPPPLSAVPREDGPFTATQAPVTASKSPAADAANATAVASTPTLTPEQSREALFARLEQLVKAASVMLFMKGTPSSPQCGFSRQLVGILRERSVKYGFFNILADEDVRQGLKEYADWPTFPQLWVNGELVGGLDIVREEINSNPDFLTDHSVSKPTAAA, encoded by the exons ATGTCGACACTCACCGAAATCACATCTGAGGCAGACTTCTCGTCGCATCTCTCTTCCCTATCACCTTCTGCGTTGGTCGTTCTTTACTTCCACACTCCATGGGCTGCCCCGTGCGCGCAGATGGGCGCAGTGCTCTCAGCCCTCGCTTCGCAGTACCCCGCCACTACCCGGCCCACCATCTCGTTTGTCAGCATCAACGCCGAGGAGCTACCTGATATCTCGGAGGAGTATGATGTTTCTGCCGTGCCCTTCGTTGTGTGCCTACGTAGCGGCCAAATTTTGGAGTCTATCAGTGGAAGTGATGCTGTCAAGGTCCGTGACGCTGTCGAGCGTCATGCTGGCCGCGGAAATGCTGCCGGTGCCGTCGGTCCGATGGAAGGTGTGAAGGCTAACATCCCCCCGCCACTCTCTGCTGTTCCTCGTGAGGACGGTCCCTTTACTGCTACTCAGGCACCTGTTACCGCTTCCAAGTCCCCAGCTGCTGATGCGGCTAACGCAACCGCCGTCGCCTCTACCCCCACCTTGACACCCGAACAATCCCGGGAGGCACTATTTGCCCGACTTGAACAACTTGTCAAGGCGGCATCTGTCATGCTGTTCATGAAAGGAACCCCAAGTAGCCCACAGTGCGGATTCAGTCGGCAACTCGTTGGCATTCTTCGCGAGCGCAGTGTCAAGTAtggcttcttcaatatcTTGGCCGATGAGGATGTACGCCAGGGTCTGAAGGAGTATGCTGATTGGCCAACTTTCCCCCAATTGTGGGTGAATGGAGAATTAGTCGGTGGTTTGGACATT GTCCGCGAGGAAATCAACAGCAACCCCGATTTTCTCACAGATCACTCAGTCAGCAAGCCTACTGCGGCTGCGTGA
- a CDS encoding Gamma-butyrobetaine hydroxylase subfamily, putative, giving the protein MHRLRILATLWQLPRGLSNSPPRRNLIAAPSRFNSNVEPNSHNILERVAPKINDSLPLSQVSSNSSNSKGDVPDSTSDVIRRTTRMDGVLKVGKKDSIWAGKEELYLHMDRRTTIKLPYTYLRDLCQCVVCKDQHSKQRSFRTSDIPKDIAPSSVNWNGSKLSVKWANDIGGSQTTHESTWDRDFLKKPIFNTHRQHWSSNSKPIMWGRDQMDRSQHWVSYSDYIADDSKFASAMQNLQRLGLIFVKDVPGSRSMVEAIATRMGPLRNTFYGSTFDVRTVPQATNIAYTNQFLGFHMDLMYMNEPPGYQLLHCLENSCSGGESLFADTFSAAKLMKEHYPEDYPVLREQRLGYEYRHKEHIYYNERPVFEHDADTGELDHVNYSPPFQSPLPPGDGEGHDAGLVNKLRDALAKFTSIIDNEKHIFELKLNPGDCVIFDNRRIVHARRQFNASVGSRWLAGAYVDTDALLSRFAVCRNQHPHFWTRKAQKALAANNGENNYGKRKASEKSKI; this is encoded by the coding sequence ATGCATCGTCTCCGAATCTTAGCTACTCTCTGGCAACTGCCACGAGGCTTGTCAAACTCTCCCCCGCGTCGTAACTTGATAGCTGCCCCTAGTAGGTTCAACAGCAATGTAGAGCCAAACTCTCACAACATATTGGAACGGGTTGCCCCGAAAATCAACGATTCACTACCTTTGTCACAAGTCTCCAGCAACTCCAGCAACTCTAAGGGCGATGTGCCAGACTCCACCTCTGACGTGATTAGAAGAACAACCCGCATGGATGGCGTCTTAAAAGTGGGCAAAAAAGACTCGATCTGGGCTGGAAAAGAGGAGTTATACTTGCATATGGATAGAAGGACAACGATCAAACTACCATATACTTACCTGCGCGACTTGTGCCAGTGTGTGGTGTGCAAGGATCAACACTCGAAGCAACGATCGTTCCGCACAAGTGATATTCCCAAGGACATTGCTCCAAGTTCGGTTAATTGGAATGGTAGCAAGCTTTCAGTCAAGTGGGCCAACGACATCGGAGGTTCTCAAACTACGCATGAATCAACCTGGGACCGTGACTTTCTAAAAAAGCCCATTTTCAACACCCATCGTCAGCACTGGTCCTCGAACTCCAAACCGATCATGTGGGGACGGGATCAAATGGACAGAAGTCAGCATTGGGTGTCTTACTCGGACTACATCGCTGATGATTCCAAATTTGCCTCCGCGATGCAGAATTTGCAGCGTCTGGGCCTTATTTTTGTGAAGGATGTTCCAGGCTCACGATCGATGGTTGAAGCCATTGCAACACGCATGGGGCCACTACGGAACACCTTCTACGGATCAACCTTCGACGTCCGCACTGTTCCACAGGCGACAAATATCGCATATACTAATCAGTTCCTTGGATTTCACATGGATTTGATGTACATGAACGAGCCACCGGGATACCAGCTCCTCCACTGTCTGGAGAACTCATGTTCGGGGGGCGAGTCGTTGTTTGCGGATACCTTTTCTGCTGCGAAACTCATGAAGGAGCATTACCCGGAGGATTATCCAGTGCTTCGCGAGCAGCGTCTGGGATACGAGTATAGGCACAAGGAGCACATCTACTACAACGAGCGACCCGTCTTTGAGCATGATGCCGATACAGGCGAGCTGGACCACGTTAATTATTCGCCCCCCTTTCAGTCTCCCCTCCCACCAGGTGACGGGGAGGGCCATGATGCTGGCCTTGTAAATAAGCTACGAGACGCTCTTGCGAAGTTCACTTCGATTATCGACAACGAGAAGCACATCTTTGAGCTCAAGCTCAACCCTGGGGATTGCGTTATCTTTGACAACAGACGAATCGTTCATGCCCGCCGCCAATTCAACGCCAGCGTAGGATCTCGCTGGCTAGCAGGCGCCTATGTGGATACCGATGCTCTGCTATCCCGATTTGCTGTATGTAGGAATCAGCATCCGCATTTTTGGACGAGAAAGGCCCAGAAAGCCTTGGCAGCCAACAACGGCGAAAACAACTATGGCAAAAGAAAAGCATctgaaaaatcaaaaatctaG
- a CDS encoding Mitochondrial deoxynucleotide carrier protein, putative has product MSAGGEHLKDEGTKRQVILAGGIAGLISRFCIAPLDVVKIRLQLQIHSLSDPASHQSVNGPIYKGTLSTLRTIMRQEGITGLWKGNVPAEMMYVCYGAIQFTTYRGTTQALAQLGSYRLPQPVESFISGAMAGGCATGVTYPLDLLRTRFAAQGPDRVYGSLRASILDIARHEGAPGFFRGCSAAVAQIVPYMGLFFTTYEALRPAMTWDALPLGSGDAAAGVVASVLAKTGVFPLDLVRKRLQVQGPTRTRYVHRNIPEYKGVLQSIATIFRTHGVRGLYRGLTVSLLKAAPASAVTMWTYEHALKVLQELHVAVDN; this is encoded by the exons ATGTCGGCCGGGGGCGAGCACCTCAAAGATGAAGGCACCAAGCGACAGGTTATACTGGCCGGCGGCATTGCAGGCCTAATCTCACGGTTCTGTATCGCGCCACTAGACGTCGTTAAGATCAGATTACAGTTGCAAATTCATTCATTATCAGACCCTGCGTCCCATCAGAGTGTCAATGGTCCTATTTATAAGGGGACGTTGTCCACCTTGCGGACGATTATGAGGCAAGAGGGAATCACC GGCCTTTGGAAGGGCAACGTTCCCGCCGAAATGATGTATGTCTGTTACGGCGCCATTCAATTCACCACATATCGGGGAACAACCCAAGCCCTCGCCCAACTCGGCTCCTACCGACTCCCCCAACCTGTCGAATCCTTCATTTCGGGTGCAATGGCAGGCGGATGTGCCACAGGAGTAACATACCCGCTTGACCTTCTCCGCACGCGATTCGCCGCGCAAGGCCCGGACCGCGTATATGGCTCGCTACGCGCCTCAATTTTGGATATCGCTCGACATGAAGGCGCACCGGGATTCTTCCGGGGATGTTCTGCCGCTGTGGCGCAAATTGTGCCATACATGGGACTTTTTTTCACAACATATGAGGCACTCAGACCAGCCATGACCTGGGATGCTCTGCCGTTAGGTTCGGGGGACGCCGCAGCCGGTGTGGTGGCCAGTGTCCTGGCGAAGACGGGTGTTTTCCCGCTAGACCTCGTGCGTAAGCGCTTACAGGTACAGGGTCCAACAAGGACCCGCTACGTTCATCGCAATATTCCGGAGTACAAGGGAGTCCTCCAAAGCATTGCTACAATTTTCCGCACCCATGGCGTGCGTGGTTTGTACCGCGGCTTGACTGTCAGCTTGCTCAAGGCGGCACCGGCAAGTGCGGTGACAATGTGGACCTATGAGCACGCATTGAAAGTCCTCCAAGAGCTCCACGTCGCAGTTGATAATTGA
- a CDS encoding Tubulin, protein MRGETYRIRHLNIGQAGTQLGNAAWELYLLEHGPKPDEFIDPDVTNQDAKCGSNETFFTKTSGGKSVPRSIFVDLDPLPIDEIRTGPFHAANNYARGHYTVEREISEAVIDSIRHVAGMSLRTRSSCRWLLANFFIKNCHSLQGFLTFHSFGGGTGSGFGSLLLDHLTITYGRKSKLGFSIYPSPRTSNAVVEPHNAVLSTHSTIENSDCTFLVDNDAVLRFDGALNVDLAEFQTNLVLYPRIHYSLISYAPVIGRKRSSHESFKVQYLTFQCFETHYQMGDVVPHDCTQTVHALKTRGNFSFVEWCPTGFKLEINYQKPVRRYDDEFACVDRSVSILSNTTAIAEVWSRLDHYFDLMYSKRSFVHWYVGEGMEEGEFFEAREDLAAPEKDYEGGWLRTAARKVLSTESREGRKMLSKRTLQKGIKSN, encoded by the exons ACCTACCGGATCCGTCATTTAAATATTGGCCAGGCCGGCACACAGCTTGGTAACGCTGCCTGGGAACT ATATCTACTTGAACACGGTCCGAAGCCGGATGAATTTATTGATCCCGATGTAACCAACCAGGATGCAAAATGCGGATCTAACGAGACGTTCTTTACTAAAACCTCTGGCGGCAAATCTGTTCCCCGTTCCATCTTCGTCGACCTTGACCCATTG CCCATCGATGAGATTCGCACCGGCCCTTTCC ATGCTGCCAACAACT ATGCTCGGGGTCATTACACCGTGGAAAGGGAGATATCAGAAGCTGTGATTGATAGCATTCGTCATGTAGCCGGTATGAGCCTGCGAACTCGATCTTCGTGCCGATGGCTCTTGGCTAATTTCTTCATAAAGAACTGCCATTCCTTACAGGGCTTCTTGACCTTTCACTCCTTTGGTGGTGGTACAGGGTCTGGGTTTGGTTCACTATTGTTGGATCATCTGACCATCACGTATGGGCGCAAGTCTAAGCTGGGATTCTCAATCTATCCTTCCCCACGTACATCCAATGCGGTGGTGGAGCCACACAATGCCGTCCTCTCAACCCACAGCACCATTGAGAATTCCGACTGTACCTTCCTAGTTGACAACGATGCTGT CCTGCGGTTTGATGGTGCTCTCAATGTCGATCTGGCAGAGTTCCAGACTAACCTTGTCCTATACCCGCGTATTCACTATTCATTGATTTCTTATGCTCCGGTGATCGGTAGAAAGCGCAGCTCTCACGAGAGTTTCAAGGTCCAGTATCTCACCTTTCAGT GCTTTGAAACTCACTATCAGATG GGTGACGTTGTCCCCCATGACTGCACTCAGACTGTCCATGCCCTCAAGACCAGGGGTAACTTTAGCTTTGTAGAGTGGTGTCCCACTGGATTCAAGCTAGAAATTAACTACCAAAAGCCTGTGCGTCGTTATGACGACGAATTTGCGTGTGTCGACCGATCAGTGAGCATCCTGTCCAATACTACCGCCATTGCTGAGGTATGGAGTCGCCTGGATCACTACTTCGATCTTATGTATTCCAAGCGTTCATTTGTCCACTGGTATGTTGGTGAAGGGATGGAAGAGGGCGAATTCTTCGAAGCTCGTGAGGATCTTGCAGCTCCTGAAAAGGATTATGAGGGGGGGTGGCTGAGGACAGCGGCCCGGAAGGTGTTGAGTACTGAGTCGAGGGAAGGACGGAAAATGTTGTCAAAACGGACCCTTCAGAAGGGAATCAAATCAAACTGA